GTGTATGTCTATGAAATTCAAGTGGAGGTTTTTTCTTGTGCCTTTTGTGGGGAAATTATTCTTATATTTTGCTCTTTTCACTTTTTTGCTTTTCCAGTACTTTTTTGAGCACTTCTCCACAGTAAGGTTAGTTAGCTTTTAGCTGAAATTATTCTCTGACAATACCTAGATGCTGCAGATTCATATTTTGTCCACAAGATAACCAAGAACTTAGGACTCGTATGACGAGCAACACCAACATTAATTCCGTAAGATTTGGCCATTGCATGATGAAGACGTGAGCATGACCACTGTGATGGCCTGTTAGACAGTCTTTTCATTATCCTAAACTCCTTCGAGCATGTAAATTAGTCCCCAGAATGTCTTTCGGTAGTTTACTattcttagttttgtttttcaaatcattttggGGGTGTAATAAGACAACTTTATACCAGATTGTGGTTTTACCATATATAATAGGGTCAAGTTCTCCTTCGGGGTTAGATTGCTGTATCATGGTCATTGAGTTTTTCCAAGAATGTGGCTTCTGGACTGTGTTTTGTAGTTTTGTTGCATTTAAGTTTCTTGGGAGAAGACAGAATCCAATTCATCTATAAGCAAAAACGATTGCATGGGATCCATTGAGAACATGTTACTCGTATTTGACGGCTCATAATTTCGGTATGGATCTGCTGTAGTCACGTTCCATTTGTACGTTAGAGCATATTCACGATTATCTAAAATAGTGCGAGTTTACACTAGGTATTGGAGTAATATAAAGATTACATTGATCAGATGGAAGTAGACAGAATTTAGCTGAAGAGGCCCGTTTCTGATTTGCGGTTGTTTTTTTAACATGCGCCATATGAAGTTGCATTAGGCGGGCACACGACTCAGACTGCAAGAGAGACGGATGATTTGTCGGGCTCTATGACGGGATGTCTGAACCCAACTAACGAACCTAACGATGTTGCCTAAATGACCAATGTCCTCCTTGCAATAtgtggggcaaaaaaaaaaaaaaggatgaaaacacaattacaaatatatttttatgcCAATAGTATAAAAGTAAtacaaagagaaaaaagaagaaagaaaggttaaggaaaataaagaataaCAAACAATGAAGGCAGAAAAAGGAATGAAAATGGGTGGAAAAGCTCTCTCTATTGGCTGAACATCAGTATTATTAAGAAAGAGACCAAACAGATAGAAgtggggaaaagaaagaaagaaagaaaaccttttCACACTTGCGCCGTTATTTCAGCCATTTCAGTCCggaataaaagaagaaaaaaaaagtagtagtagtagtagtactcAGGAGGAACGAATGAATGCCATCGCCATCAGGATCGATAATGTATAACGAGAACGTGGTACTCAACGATAGCATTAAGGGTCGTAGCTAGAGGTGGCAATATGGATAAATGgttcataattggttttgacttaatggatggtggatgaaatttatccaatccatttaaatccatttaataaatggatctaaatggatggatctaaatggattatataaaatccaattatccatttataatccatttatatattttggttacttttttttttttttttgtattaccaAGTAACTATACTCATTCCTGATCCTACCAAGTaagaatttcatgaaaatactAAAGTATTTCCATGTAACTGTCATCTTATATGATCCAAGACAAAGAGGACAATCAAATGAACAATATTGCTGGTTGAACGATGTAATGTACAAGACTTATGCAGCAAGAGCCATTGTCCTTGAAGATTTCCGTGCAAGCTCTAGCTTGAACAGCATCCAATCTCTTCCAAGAAGATCCCTCATCTTTGATATTGATTGTCTCTCCTTTAGGAGGAACAGATGAAGGAGTACCTTCATCAATGGCCTCGACTGCCTTCCTACTCACAATGCGGTATATTTGTGTCAGGACTTCAGCAAATGCATTTTCCACTTTGGTTGCTTCCAGTGCAGATGTCTCCATGAAAAAAGAGGCTCTTCCTCTCTGCTAAAGCTTTACCATCCTCAGTTGAAACTGCTACAAGATGTCGAAGATCATATTTGTTTCCAATGAGCATAACTACAACATTAGGGTCAGTATGATCTCTCAATTCCCTCAAACTACCTCTCAACATTCTCAAAGGTAGAACGTCTAGTGACATCATACACGAGTAAAGCACCAACAGCTCCTCTGTAGTAAGCACTGGTAATGGCATGGTACCTGCAGCGGGCAAAGGAAGCATATGAATGCAGAAGTTAAATGCTTTACAATTTATGTATGCAATTCCAACTACTTGTCATAATTCAGAAATGCATTACAGCTCAAGTACTTGATTTCAGCTGTAGTGCATATGAGCTAAATACTCCTTTAACTTCGGCATTAAAAAAAGTTCACAAAAATTAGATTTAAACACAAAAGTTTGCAAGAAATAAGAACAAACAGAAAAAGTGATTAGAGGATGCTATAAAGAAATGCTAATATGATTAAAATTTCTTGGTAGAGATATGGTCTAAACAAAAGTGCAGAGAAAGTATGCATGCTAAAAAATTACACACAACATGGCCTAGGAAGCATATGATGCTGCCACTGAGAAGTTTGTAGTGCTATAGATCATAACCTTCCCAAAACACAGCTCCTCTTTTAGTCCAGCAAGGGCAGTGAATACTAGTCCCTAAGGAGTGAAAGAAGACACGAACAAAGGGCCCCATCAAGAAGCTGCAAAACTAGAAACCATACCAAATAAGCAACAGCTAGGAGTCTACAATCCCATCCAATCATCCATGAAGGCACTCTAATAAAATACTTAATTGCTTCATAAATAAATAACCATATTACCTTTGAGCAATCCAATAAGTCACATGACTAGATTTCCTCTTCGTAAACCTCCCTATTGGAGCCAAGAAGTTTTGTAACTAATGGAGCAAAATCTGTAATTAATGCAGCTTCTTCCTCGGCATTTTCTTGTGAAACTATATTAATATCATAAAACAGCAAATACGTCATttctaaataaagaaaaataataatttaactaCCGTAAATATTATGTGcagtaaaagaaatttttaacaaaataaagaaTATATAAAATACTTACATTTTTCACCATATAACCAATCTTTAGTGCATATTAAAGCTTCTACATTCTCTGGCAAGATGGTACTACGATATTTGTTGATAATCCGACCGCCAACGCTGAAAGCGGACTCTGAAGCCACTGTAGTAATAGGAATACTCAAAATGTCTTGTGCCATCAATGAAATCACTGGATATCGATTtctattttctttccaaaattgaaGAACATCCAAATCTTCTTTTGCTGGAATCTGTTGATGAAACTCGCTCAACATTGTGCTCTTCTTCTCCTTCCATTTGAACAAGTACCTAATATTCATTGCACCaaagaatagaaaaaaaattcagatcTCATTAAGTGCAAAATGACAGCAAAAAAATACTAGTTAGAGGAAAGGATTAAGATAACATTAAGCATTTAGAAGTCCAGAAATCCCAAGCTTGCAATTTATCATGCATTACTTACTCTAAAAACTAAATTTTGATCAGTTTGCCAGATTTCGATGCATGCAATCATATGTCATGTCTTCTAATTAATGTTAGACATAGCAACTCTACCTAAATTTCCTAATGTCCTCATCACAGTAATGAATTCAACTAGGAATAAGGACCTGGGAATTAGTTGTCTGCTATAACATGAATCATTCTAGAGAAAAATATTGTACAGAATCTCATTCCAGGTATCAGTGACTCCAGGGATTCTCTCGTTGAAGTATCCATTTTATCTTGTAGTGCCAATTGACAAGTCCCTTCCCAACTTAGTTGGGATTTCTGAACCACAAATTCTGTGGTGCCAGGTTTGCACTCTAATCCTCCACAAGGAATCGTTGGGAAAAAGTAATGGGTTTGCTTCAAAGCCAACCGAATCTCACTCGTTTTAGCATTACAACCAAAAGACCTACAACTCCTAGTCGTCACAGCAGCTAGCtacatgcaaatgaaatgcgATAACCCCAATAATTCAAGTTAATTAGCCAGCCCAAAAGCTTTGATTTAACAAATATTGATTGGAAACTCAACAACCTAGAACCAGAAACAGAGACAAACCCGTTCCCTCCTAATTATCAAACAATTTAAGCGCAAACGGAAAACAAAGACGAAGATATTAGCAAGAAAAGGATGAAGATTTACCCCCGATCACTTGCCCGCAAAATTCATCCTCACTCGATCTGGGATCCTGGGTTGGGTAAAATTTTAGGAGGATGCAGACAGAGAGGATGGATTTAGTTAAGTAGTGATTAGAACAGAGGGGAATGGGAGGCGATGGCGGTGGCGGTGGCCGTGAAGGAGGGAACGAAACCGGTGAAAACGAGGGAGCACGGGGACAGCATTTTCACACCTCAACGTTCAATTTTAGGATAGCTCCTTTTTTAGTCATTTGCtgtccatttcttttatttgatttttaagTAAATGGATATATGTGGTTTTTGTGGATAATCCATataaattcatttaatttaatggttttactttgatcatccatttaaaaccaatattataaatggataattcaaatccatttaattatggtttatatggatggataaatggatttcaatccaaattgccacctctagtcGTAGCATTGGAAGTATAGGTTTGTGCAGTGGCTATTCCGCGGGCCATTCGGAAAACCCCGGAACCACCCAGTATTGGCAGCTCCCTGTACTGGTGCAATATGGGATCGCTGCCTAGAAGGCTGAGTGTGCTACCTTTGAACTTGCCATGGGTGAATACCAGGTTCAGGATCTGAATGAGTGAAGTTTCCTCTTTCGATACCGAACTATACATACCCTGGGCATGACCTATGATCTTGGAACTGGGGTCCGGTCCCAGGGTCAACGGGTCCTCGAGGACGAAAGTTGCGCCAAACAGTGTTGGTGATTTGCTAGTGATGTTGGCTTGAGCCTTGAGCCACTTGAATAGCGGTGGGGTTCTGGGCAGTTATGTTGTCGTGCAAGTAGAAGTGAAGCTTTGTCAGCTTCTCCTTTGCATGAGGAAGCTCTTCGAACCATTTCTCCACCGCCTGGGGACTTTGATCAATGCTGCTGCCACGAGCCAATGGCATTGCCACGCCGCCCAACATTACCGCCCACCAGAGCATTGCAACCACTGCTGTCATCTTCTTCGTCTTCATGCTTATAAACTTGTCCGTCCCTCTACAATGGCCAACTGATGATTTCTCTCCTCCTGCTCAGCTCAGTCTACCTTTATCAATTTTACTACTACTAAGATAAGAAGAAGGGCGGCCATCTGGTACTATTAAATATTAATACAGTATGTGCCCAGAAATTAGAGATGTAAGCAAGCGATAGTTGACCAAAACGAAAATGGCGGGTACAACTAGTCTCTTGTGATGTATTGTATGCAATGGAAACATGTACTACTAACTGtaaaatatgaaaaagaaaagatttgtACGCAAGGTTGTCTCCCTCCTATGGTTTGAATTTCTAAAGCTCATAATTAATGTCTCAATAATTTAAAGAAGTCCACGCAAGCATAATCTTTTTTAAAACATACACACTTCCAGGTTCCCAGTAAACCGAAAAAACCTCATCAAGCATCGCCCCTGGTACCCGGTTGCAAACGAAAGAATTGACCCAAACACCTCCtgtgtcgaaaaaaaaaaagaaaaaaaaaaggtacccGGCTGCAAATGAAGTACTATTCAAATGTTTTCCATTACTCCTTAGAGAGCAAGCCAACTATTTTGAACTTTTTAagtgtgtaaaaaaaaaaaaaaaattgcacgtCATGGGTTGTTGACATCGTTTCCAACAACTGTTTAGAAGATATCATAGGCATCCGTTGGACTATTTCATTCACCCCAGCAGCCGCCTATTATATAAAGTTGCATGGCTTAAAAAAAATACTCTCTCGGCCCCCACTTGACGTTCTTGCTTCCTTTCTCATCCGTTTCAAATTATAatccatttttcaatttaaaaatataattattttttaatttttttaaaatatcctTATTTAATGTACTTTGTTATCAGTGATATAACCTACATTATTCATTCATTGCCTTAAATAGTGCAACTTTCCCtcaatattttatttgtttggatagtgaacttatcccaaataaattgttattttaattAATGTAAAGGGACAACTTAAGAATATTTTAGATAAACAGTAGACTAGATTTACTCTTCCAACAAACTATTCAAGTGGAACGGAGGGGGTAAGTGTACGTCGTAGCATTAAACTTAAGGAGCCAGCTAGCTTTGAGTCTGAGAAATGATATGCCAACTAGAATGCCCCGATTCTCCTTCTTTGAACTAAATTAAGggttaatttcagaaacctcccttgagatttttgacaattttagaCAGCTCCTctcatattttaaaaattatgcaGACTCTCTTAGAACATAGGTTTGGGTTTCACCTTGATGATTTAAGACCAAAAAAGTATATGAATGCCCAAAATTGCCCTcatctaaatttcaaaatatgaataatcattaaaattttttaaaaatcaagAATACACTTGTATACTACaaaattatgaattttattACTTAACCAATGTCCTGATATTTTCCATCCCATGGTTTTCTACATCCACccaaattttcaaactcttatcactttttctttttcctaataAACTCTTTATTTTAGATGCCAAAATCCAACATCATAATTCTTACCTTTATAATTTTTACCTCTCTATAGGTTTCTTCCATATATTGCCTACTAGACCATCAGTCATAAAACTCACAATGCTTACCTTTTCCCTACTCAAAGAGCCAAGGCCCCCAATtaccaaaattcttctttttttgagcgatagaagttttcaatttaatggccATGGGTGAAATAGTTTGGTCACAATATGTGGCTTGATCAAGAAgaattattttccttttttttgttatcTTTTTTATCAACGGcttgtttttggaaaaaattatgAAGGTTATTATAGTCATTGTCTATCATCAAGGGAGGTACGTGTAATATTGAAAACCTCAAAGGATTtcaatgaaattgttaaaaacatcaggggaggtttctaaaattatcccctAAATTAAGTTGtatcatagttattaaaccggCTCGGCCCGGACGGTTCGACCTGTTAACCCGACGAACCGGCCATTGAACTGGGCCGATTCGCTAATTAGATCGTTTCTGCAAATGACTCGTTGACATTTCAACAGCCCGACGATTCAACCGGAGTAAACCAGGAACCCGGCCGAATTTGTGGACAAACCAGTTTTGAGGACAACTATTGTATATCTATATTTTGcgtgaaaaaattttattgagaagaaaaaaaaaagcaaagacATAGAGGAGTTCTACTGTCCGACTATTTCGTTAATTTTGGTCTTTTGATCTAATAATTGCATCTTCAAGACCCTATCGTGAAAGGGTCATTTTTAATTATAGTATTCCTCATATATAGCCAAAAATTTTAACAGAGGGTCCGCGTTAAAGTAGTTGTAAAGCCAAGAGCCCCGTTCGGCAGAGGCTTCTATATTCTGGGTTTGGGCTTGGACGGGTACAGTTGTAATTTTTGCGTAATTTGATAAACGTTCATCTAGCTGTGTTGTTGTTCGAGTAAATTTTAGTCGTACATACTAATTTAATTTagggataaaaataaaaaagtcccTTGTGATATATCTAATAGACAGAAAAGTCCCCTGTTATTTCAAAACATACGAAAGgacacctcatgttttgaactaaattgtaaactaacagaattcgttaaatttaacgaaaaTGACGGTCTCGGTTTAACGAAAATGAAGGTCTCGGCCGTTAAACTTACCGGATAGCATTAAATTTATCGGATTCTGTTAAGTTTTCCGTTAAATTTATCGGATTCCGTGAAGTTTAATgaattctgttagtttacaatttagttcaaaacatgacatgtcgttttgtatgttttgaaatcacGAGAGGTTTTTCTGTATATTAGACATACTATAAGGGGCTTTTTTGATTTTAACGCTTTAATTTATGAATAGAACTGTAGATGTAAGTGCGGCGTAACCaaaaaacaaattgaaatttcttGCTTTTTTTCATTACTAGGGAAGAGTATAGTGAATTAAAAAAGTTACACatgaaaagatggaagaaaactcGGCAAACATTAGCAAGTATCTCCACAAATTTGACCTCCATAGTTTAGAGGAAACAAAATGTCAGAAACCAAATACATAAAACCACGTACGTACATATCGGGATCAATAATGCATAACAATGACATGGTACTCAACAATGGCATCTCCTGTTGTAGCGTTAAATGTATGCGTCTTTGCAGTGGCGATCCCTCGTGCCAGCCGGAAAACGCCAGAACCACCGAGTATCGGCAGTTCTCGGTACTTGTGAAACACAGGATTGTGTCCCAGAATACTGAGAGTGCTACCATTATACTTGCCATCGGTGAAAACAAAATTAAGGGTCATGAGCAACCCCACGTCCTCCTGCGAGGCTGAAGCATACAACCCTTGAGCAGAACCGATGATTCTCGAATCGGGTTCTGGTCCCAC
This portion of the Coffea arabica cultivar ET-39 chromosome 2e, Coffea Arabica ET-39 HiFi, whole genome shotgun sequence genome encodes:
- the LOC113729725 gene encoding dirigent protein 22-like is translated as MRKTTLSFLLVVFAIVMTAMAPPVHGQINPDDQSPKAVERWFKKLAHAKQEKLTKLHFYFHDILSGNKPTAVQVAQANITSKSPTLFGIVNVMDDPLTVGPEPDSRIIGSAQGLYASASQEDVGLLMTLNFVFTDGKYNGSTLSILGHNPVFHKYRELPILGGSGVFRLARGIATAKTHTFNATTGDAIVEYHVIVMHY